A stretch of DNA from Thalassococcus arenae:
CGAGGCGATTTCGGGCGGGCTCGCACCGGACCTGCGCTATCTGGAGGCCGAGGAATACGGCGACGAATGGTATGTCGAGCGTTTCAGGGAGGGCTACACCCAGAATGGCATCACCAAGATGCCGGCCTTCGGCGAATTGCTGGGGCAGGAAGCCGCCTGGGCGATCCGCACCTATATCGAGACGCGCCCCGACGATGGCAGCATGGAAGACGTGGCGGACGAGTTGAAGGCCATCCGCGACACGCTTGCAGGCTGGGCGACCGATCCCGGCGGCGCCGATCCCGACGCCGTGAAGACGCGGCTCGACGAGATCGCGGGCAGCATCGAGACCTTGTCGGGCGCGCCGGTGGCCGACAGTGCGGCCAGCCGCGCCTACGCGCTGATCGACGGTACGGAAGGTGCCTATGCACGGGCGGCCGAGGCCTTGACCATCGGCTTGTCGGCGGCAAACTGACAGCGTTCGTCAACGCGGCAGGGGAGAGCCGGGTGACAAAAATCTGGTCAGATTTTTGCAAAAGCCTTGCAAGGCTTTTCGCGCCGGCGGCCTTTGCGGCGCTGACGGCCGGGGCTGCTCTGGCGGCGGATCCGTGCGCCGATCATGTGCCCCAGCCCAAGCCGCAGAATGCCAGCCGTGACATCGTCGGTC
This window harbors:
- the pedF gene encoding cytochrome c-550 PedF, with amino-acid sequence MGKTMRITALATAMSVAMAGQGLGHGDVAPQAVDTTGLPETGEEWLTENPYRAEAVGEETWALAIEIGASGYNQNCARCHGLEAISGGLAPDLRYLEAEEYGDEWYVERFREGYTQNGITKMPAFGELLGQEAAWAIRTYIETRPDDGSMEDVADELKAIRDTLAGWATDPGGADPDAVKTRLDEIAGSIETLSGAPVADSAASRAYALIDGTEGAYARAAEALTIGLSAAN